One Salvia splendens isolate huo1 chromosome 12, SspV2, whole genome shotgun sequence genomic window carries:
- the LOC121757325 gene encoding probable magnesium transporter NIPA6, with translation MFKDNLIGFALAVGSSAFIGSSFIIKKKGLQRAGALGSRAGSGGYGYLLEPLWWIGMFTMVIGEFANFVAYMYAPAVLVTPLGALSIIVSAVLAHFLLKETLRKLGILGCVLCIVGSTVIVLHAPGEHAISSVDEIWELAVQPAFLFYVASAVAVVLALVLYCEPRYGQTNIMIYIGVCSVVGSLTVMSVKALGIAIKLTLEGSSQVAHFKSCVFAMVAATCVITQLNYLNKALDTFNTAVVSPIYYAMFTSLTIVASAIMFKDWSGQSASSIASVLCGFITVLSGTMVLHSTRDPEKQLTRDYSVLSPHISWVVHGNGEIWKQKDNDELQNEYVAIINQDHFK, from the exons ATGTTTAAGGACAATCTAATAGGGTTCGCATTAGCTGTGGGATCGAGCGCGTTTATTGGATCCAGCTTCATCATCAAGAAAAAGGGCTTACAGAGAGCTGGCGCATTGGGCTCTCGAGCTG GCTCGGGAGGATATGGATACTTGCTCGAACCACTTTGGTGGATCGGAATGTTTACTA TGGTCATTGGGGAGTTTGCCAATTTTGTCGCTTATATGTATGCCCCTGCCGTCCTTGTTACACCACTTGGAGCATTAAGCATAATTGTCAG TGCTGTTTTAGCTCATTTCTTACTGAAAGAAACCTTGAGGAAGTTAGGAATCTTGGGATGCGTTTTATGTATAGTGGGTTCTACTGTTATTGTGCTTCATGCACCTGGTGAACATGCTATCAGCTCAGTCGATGAAATCTGGGAATTGGCAGTACAGCCAG CTTTTCTTTTCTACGTGGCTTCAGCAGTAGCTGTGGTCTTGGCGCTTGTGTTGTATTGTGAACCACGCTATGGACAGACAAACATCATGATTTACATCGGGGTTTGTTCTGTAGTTGGATCTTTAACT GTTATGAGCGTGAAAGCATTAGGCATCGCTATAAAGCTCACATTGGAGGGCAGTAGCCAGGTAGCTCACTTCAAGTCCTGTGTATTTGCCATGGTGGCAGCTACATGTGTTATCACTCAATTGAACTACTTAAACAAG GCTCTGGACACATTTAACACAGCTGTCGTATCTCCAATTTATTATGCCATGTTCACATCACTTACAATTGTTGCCAGTGCCATAATGTTCAAG GATTGGTCTGGTCAGAGTGCTAGTAGCATCGCTTCCGTTCTCTGCGGATTTATAACTGTGCTTTCGGGTACAATGGTTTTGCACAGTACAAGAGATCCAGAGAAACAGCTTACTAGAG ATTATTCCGTGCTTTCTCCACATATATCTTGGGTTGTTCATGGGAATG